A window of the Sabethes cyaneus chromosome 1, idSabCyanKW18_F2, whole genome shotgun sequence genome harbors these coding sequences:
- the LOC128743288 gene encoding oocyte zinc finger protein XlCOF6.1-like, which translates to MRNEMENSTSMKSKESTAIKVEEFIITDAFGEPVEVSVYFCEAIPTTTSEDGTSVVKQASAGDKTASFRNSHALKANPPNGRGSQPEHICDICGASYKSPDGLYQHKLTHTYTSVEPNPYKCDQCSSRFVHERSLIYHKKKLCRSSSINSGMLKMQKKSLDRNKSDKALLQCDLCSKTLVSRRALTVHRLIKHTSEKNFKCDICGKDYHMMTHLRRHLKSHSTERLYKCDICGNGYIRKENLSTHMKMHTTSFECGVCGQLCKTPRTLREHNIRKHTSEKNYACHVCGQDFHLKDQLTRHLRKHNPDQPHRCPVCKKGYPFRSDLAQHVLTHIEERPFACDHCDVCFKTSGLLQTHQRLAHQMCNGQKPACDICDRKFVTNNTLKRHLRTHTTERPFECDICVTSFKTRGGLKSHKKWVHSID; encoded by the exons ATGAGAAACGAAATGGAGAATTCAACTTCAATGAAGTCGAAGGAATCCACTGCGATAAAGGTTGAAGAATTTATCATAACCGATGCCTTCGGTGAACCGGTCGAAGTTAGCGTATACTTCTGCGAAGCTATACCGACAACAACCTCCGAAGATGGTACATCGGTTGTAAAACAAGCATCTGCTGGTGATAAAACTGCTAGTTTTCG CAACTCGCACGCTTTGAAAGCGAACCCTCCTAACGGCAGGGGCAGTCAACCGGAACACATTTGCGACATCTGCGGTGCATCATACAAGTCACCTGATGGTTTATACCAGCACAAGCTAACCCACACATACACATCCGTTGAGCCAAATCCTTACAAATGTGACCAGTGTAGTTCTCGATTCGTTCATGAGCGTAGTCTCATTTATCACAAAAAGAAACTCTGTCGGTCAAGTAGTATCAATTCTGGAATGCTGAAAATGCAGAAGAAAAGCTTGGATAGGAATAAATCCGATAAAGCGCTGCTCCAATGTGACCTATGCAGTAAAACTCTCGTGTCACGTCGAGCACTGACGGTTCATCGTCTCATAAAACATACATCGGAAAAGAATTTCAAATGCGACATTTGCGGTAAAGACTACCACATGATGACACATTTGAGGCGACACCTGAAATCGCACAGCACGGAGCGTTTGTATAAATGCGACATCTGCGGCAATGGATATATAAGGAAAGAGAATCTTAGTACGCATATGAAAATGCACACCACATCTTTTGAATGTGGCGTATGTGGCCAACTTTGTAAGACACCCAGAACACTACGAGAGCACAATATTAGAAAACATACGTCGGAAAAAAACTACGCGTGTCACGTATGCGGTCAAGATTTCCATCTGAAAGACCAGTTAACGAGGCACCTGAGGAAGCACAACCCGGATCAACCGCACCGCTGTCCGGTTTGTAAAAAAGGTTATCCATTTCGTAGTGATCTTGCGCAGCACGTGCTTACTCACATCGAGGAACGACCGTTCGCATGCGATCACTGCGACGTATGCTTTAAGACATCCGGTCTCTTGCAGACACACCAAAGGTTAGCGCACCAGATGTGCAACGGTCAAAAACCCGCTTGCGATATCTGTGATCGGAAATTCGTCACCAACAATACTCTCAAGCGTCACTTGAGAACTCACACCACAGAGCGACCGTTCGAGTGTGACATATGTGTCACATCATTTAAGACACGTGGTGGTTTGAAGAGTCACAAAAAATGGGTACATTCGATTGACTAA
- the LOC128746376 gene encoding uncharacterized protein LOC128746376: MSTAARNSDKQDNCAACNNPDTDNNYVQCDACNSWWHFSCVNVSDSVRDRAWLCSNCMETAPQNPPEPRCSSTSSSDASMQRSLAQLKKRQDLERQRMEHELQVKFLNEQLALLDPTRSRECNRESGRLVADWVNGNPEQEDGAVGGHSSPPAAAQPAEVNNADPVETVHNQGKQLQSCQLQSVSASQRMEYPTRQLQQCTDQRGRDQSDWSISPLPVQRRYTLPNPPNDVQCTGDQQHSNLGAYKKTYANDTSGAGKSNVHESGLSNKMYGGNVPHKPSMISHDTIPIHNIRQQSVSRDFEQIPLDTHRQQCIPSTYYDQQRDPSARCANPNVQSAPCEEWYQPQQRRRWNADQNGPSPQQLAARQSLARDLPQFSGDPADWPIFISNYEYTTTSCGYTNGENMLRLQRCLKGPALETVRSRLVLPAAVPQVIEALRMRYGRPELLINALLEKVRKLPAVKSERLEQLIEYGMAVQALCNHIEAANEQAHLSNPMLLQELVEKLPADQKLMWAGYKRKFGVANLKTFSNYMESIVTDASSVVLIAPEPSGSKDKPKPRGYVNSHSGNNVDARVLPTGKQIECIFCRKIGHRLRECPGFKDLNVDDRWRKVRALSLCQICLFSHGRRSCRSNNRCNIDGCQYRHHPLLHSVRRTVEATTPAQQAESHTHQYIGSSVLFRIVPVTLHGQTGEVNTYAFLDEGSSLTLIENGIAEQLGVNGATQPLCLRWTGNTSRIEEKSKIVSLTVSGAGSQKRFKMSNVRTVSNLNLPSQSFQMEEAAKQFDHLKQLPIQSYRNAVPKLLIGLDNLHLAVPLKSREGTGNGPIAVKTRLGWCAYGKQQPGVNDERSFHICECTTNKELHNAVKQFYEIEEIGSGNVTLRSKEEQRALDLLAQTTVRVGEKFETGLLWKDPDVELPDSYTMALRRLECLERKMLRDPSLKANVLQQMQDFVKKGYIHKATTDELKKADPRRIWYLPIGVVTNPKKPGKIRIVWDAAAKVSGVSLNSVLMKGPDQLVPLLGVLFRFRQFKVAVCSDVKEMFLQIRMRAADKHAQRILWRTDTVHDPEIFLVDVATFGSTCSPASAQFVKNQNAREHSDRFPRAADGILQSTYVDDYLDSFGSEEEACRISEEVRQIFRNGGFQLRNWISNSESVLQHLGETQAAVSKSLTTTSNDAERVLGMLWDPLTDELSFSTRMSDEVHYLLENDKVPTKRQVLRCVMTLFDPLGLLATFLIHGKILIQDLWRAGLEWDAEVSDSQYADWRRWTKMLSYIANVRIPRCYFSEASTRTYEDTELHVFVDASLLAYSCALYLRTIDESSSPQCVLIAAKAKVAPLKPMTIPKLELQGCVLGVRMMKFVQANHSITVRRRVIWTDSSVVLSWIRADPRNYRPFVANRVGEILENTVVDEWRWVPSELNPADEATKWGSGPYFSNDSKWFNGPKFLSLPEREWPSPADIVVDTVEEGRPSVLFHANWIPVIDYYRFSKWERLQRSMAFVLRFISNTRKKGEKSSGQLSQQELYAADIVVLKQVQMEAFVDEVATLRNNKTLPEDQQESVERTSTIYQLMPMMDEQGLVRQNSRLAAAKHLPHSVRFPVILPRKHRYTELLAARYHRLYRHANFETVVNEIRQLFVVPRLRSVVKAVERNCQLCKVRKALPTVPPMAPLPFARLAVHDRAFSYVGVDYFGPLLVKQGRSNVKRWIALFTCLTVRAVHLEVACSLSTSSCISCIRRFVCRRGAPREFFSDNATNFHGAERLLRKQINEGISATFTNANTKWTFIPPSAPNMGGAWERLVRSVKTAIGDAYAEGKLNDEDLQTLIVEAEGMVNTRPLTYLPLDSAESASLTPNHFLMGSSNGVKQPTVDTEPQQGASLESWHHIHRQLNRFWQRWLKEFLPVIRKQSKWFGESRPVKDGDLVLIVDEGTVIEVIKASDGHVRQAIVQTAGGVFHRPVSKLAVLDVNGNSEVIGARGPHPGEDVATGTSSEPATRL, from the coding sequence ATGTCAACCGCCGCCAGAAATTCGGATAAACAGGACAATTGCGCTGCCTGCAATAATCCGGATACCGATAACAACTATGTTCAGTGCGACGCGTGTAATTCTTGGTGGCACTTCTCGTGCGTTAATGTGTCTGACTCCGTCAGAGACCGAGCGTGGCTGTGCTCGAACTGTATGGAAACAGCACCACAGAATCCACCCGAACCGAGATGCAGTTCTACGAGCAGTTCTGATGCGAGTATGCAGCGCAGTCTCGCTCAACTGAAAAAACGCCAGGATCTCGAACGACAACGGATGGAACATGAGCTGCAAGTTAAGTTCCTGAACGAGCAATTGGCGTTGTTGGACCCGACTAGGAGCCGAGAATGCAACCGTGAAAGTGGAAGGCTAGTAGCCGATTGGGTTAACGGTAATCCGGAGCAAGAAGACGGCGCGGTGGGTGGTCACTCGAGTCCGCCAGCAGCCGCTCAGCCCGCGGAAGTAAATAACGCCGATCCAGTGGAAACGGTACACAACCAGGGAAAGCAACTTCAAAGCTGCCAGTTGCAATCGGTTTCTGCTAGTCAACGCATGGAATATCCAACACGTCAGTTGCAGCAGTGCACAGACCAGCGCGGACGGGATCAGTCCGATTGGAGCATCAGTCCGTTGCCGGTTCAGCGTCGTTACACCCTTCCGAACCCACCTAATGATGTACAGTGTACAGGTGACCAACAGCACTCAAATCTGGGTGCTTACAAGAAAACGTATGCAAATGATACTAGCGGCGCAGGTAAGAGTAATGTGCATGAAAGTGGTTTGTCCAATAAAATGTACGGTGGTAATGTCCCTCATAAGCCCTCTATGATTTCTCACGATACGATTCCCATTCATAATATCAGACAACAGTCAGTCTCTCGCGATTTTGAGCAAATTCCTCTCGATACTCATCGCCAGCAATGCATCCCCTCAACCTACTATGATCAGCAGCGTGATCCTTCAGCACGCTGTGCAAATCCCAATGTACAGTCAGCACCGTGTGAAGAGTGGTACCAGCCACAGCAACGACGACGATGGAATGCAGACCAGAACGGCCCGTCCCCGCAGCAGCTCGCGGCACGTCAGTCGTTGGCACGTGACCTTCCCCAGTTTTCAGGTGACCCTGCCGACTGGCCTATTTTCATCTCGAACTACGAGTATACGACGACATCATGCGGGTACACGAATGGGGAGAACATGCTCCGGCTACAACGGTGCCTCAAAGGACCTGCACTCGAAACAGTGCGTAGCCGATTGGTGTTGCCTGCTGCGGTACCGCAAGTAATTGAAGCACTCCGTATGCGGTATGGGCGCCCGGAACTGCTGATTAACGCGTTGCTGGAAAAGGTACGCAAGCttccggctgtgaagtctgaaAGGCTGGAACAATTGATAGAATATGGTATGGCGGTGCAAGCCCTTTGCAACCATATTGAAGCAGCCAACGAACAGGCACACCTTTCGAATCCAATGCTTCTTCAGGAGCTCGTCGAAAAGTTGCCGGCCGATCAGAAGCTGATGTGGGCCGGCTATAAACGAAAGTTCGGCGTGGCGAACTTGAAAACATTCAGCAATTATATGGAATCTATTGTAACTGATGCATCTAGTGTAGTCCTGATTGCGCCTGAGCCTAGTGGGAGCAAAGATAAACCGAAACCAAGAGGATACGTTAATTCCCACTCTGGAAACAACGTTGATGCTCGAGTGTTACCAACAGGCAAGCAAATCGAATGCATCTTCTGCCGGAAGATAGGTCATCGGTTACGAGAATGTCCGGGATTCAAGGATTTAAATGTTGACGACCGGTGGCGGAAGGTTCGGGCATTGTCACTATGTCAGATCTGTCTCTTCAGTCACGGTAGGCGATCGTGTAGAAGCAACAACCGTTGCAACATTGATGGCTGTCAGTATCGCCATCATCCATTATTACATTCAGTGAGGCGAACTGTGGAAGCAACTACCCCAGCTCAACAGGCAGAAAGTCACACTCATCAGTATATCGGATCGAGCGTCCTGTTTAGGATCGTGCCCGTTACGTTGCATGGGCAGACTGGTGAAGTAAATACCTATGCCTTTCTGGATGAAGGGTCATCGCTGACTCTGATAGAGAACGGAATTGCAGAACAACTCGGAGTCAATGGAGCCACCCAGCCACTTTGTTTACGGTGGACGGGTAATACGTCGAGAATCGAGGAAAAGTCGAAGATTGTCTCCTTAACTGTCAGTGGAGCGGGTTCGCAGAAGCGGTTTAAGATGTCGAACGTTCGCACCGTGTCGAATCTAAACCTGCCCAGCCAGAGCTTCCAAATGGAGGAAGCTGCCAAGCAATTCGACCACTTGAAGCAGCTACCGATACAGAGCTACCGAAACGCCGTGCCGAAGTTGCTGATAGGACTTGATAATTTACATCTAGCCGTTCCATTGAAGTCGAGAGAAGGTACTGGAAACGGACCAATAGCAGTGAAAACAAGACTCGGGTGGTGCGCGTATGGAAAGCAACAACCCGGAGTAAACGATGAGCGTAGTTTCCACATTTGCGAATGTACTACAAATAAAGAACTACATAATGCAGTCAAGCAGTTTTACGAAATCGAAGAAATAGGATCGGGGAATGTCACTCTGCGATCAAAGGAAGAGCAACGCGCACTGGATTTGTTGGCGCAGACGACGGTTCGTGTCGGTGAAAAATTTGAAACCGGCTTGTTATGGAAGGATCCCGACGTGGAGTTGCCGGATAGCTATACAATGGCGCTTCGCAGGCTGGAATGCCTGGAGAGAAAAATGTTACGTGATCCAAGTTTGAAAGCGAACGTTCTCCAACAGATGCAAGACTTTGTGAAGAAGGGTTATATCCATAAAGCTACAACCGACGAACTAAAGAAAGCTGATCCTCGACGAATTTGGTATCTCCCCATAGGTGTCGTTACTAATCCGAAGAAGCCAGGGAAAATACGCATAGTTTGGGATGCTGCAGCCAAGGTGAGTGGAGTTTCGCTGAACAGTGTGTTAATGAAGGGGCCGGATCAGCTGGTGCCGCTGTTGGGAGTACTATTCCGCTTTCGGCAGTTCAAGGTCGCAGTGTGCTCCGATGTGAAGGAAATGTTTTTGCAGATACGTATGCGTGCTGCCGACAAGCATGCGCAGCGAATTCTTTGGCGTACGGATACAGTGCATGATCCGGAAATCTTCCTGGTCGATGTTGCTACGTTTGGGTCAACGTGTTCGCCAGCATCGGCTCAATTTGTTAAGAACCAAAATGCGCGAGAGCATAGCGACCGGTTTCCCAGAGCAGCAGATGGTATACTCCAGAGTACGTATGTAGACGATTATCTTGACAGCTTTGGGTCGGAGGAAGAAGCTTGTCGTATTTCTGAGGAAGTTCGTCAGATTTTCCGTAACGGTGGGTTTCAATTGAGGAACTGGATTTCAAATAGTGAAAGCGTACTGCAGCACCTTGGTGAGACACAAGCTGCTGTCAGTAAAAGCTTAACGACAACGAGCAATGATGCTGAGCGCGTGCTTGGGATGTTATGGGATCCGTTGACGGACGAACTATCGTTCAGTACTCGAATGAGCGATGAAGTTCATTATCTCCTGGAAAACGACAAGGTTCCAACGAAGAGGCAAGTGCTACGCTGCGTCATGACCCTGTTTGACCCGTTGGGCTTATTAGCAACGTTTCTAATTCACGGGAAGATCTTAATACAAGACCTGTGGCGTGCTGGACTCGAATGGGATGCAGAAGTCAGCGACAGTCAGTATGCAGATTGGAGAAGATGGACCAAAATGCTATCATATATCGCAAATGTCCGTATTCCTCGCTGCTATTTCTCGGAAGCATCAACGCGTACTTATGAGGATACTGAACTCCACGTCTTCGTAGATGCTAGCTTGCTTGCCTATTCCTGTGCACTGTACCTGCGAACAATCGACGAAAGTAGCTCGCCCCAATGTGTGCTGATTGCCGCGAAGGCCAAGGTGGCGCCGCTGAAGCCAATGACCATTCCTAAGTTGGAATTACAAGGATGCGTACTGGGAGTACGAATGATGAAGTTCGTACAAGCAAATCACTCTATTACCGTCAGGAGGCGAGTTATATGGACAGACAGTTCGGTTGTGCTTTCGTGGATTCGTGCGGATCCGAGAAACTATCGACCGTTCGTGGCGAACCGAGTCGGTGAAATCCTCGAAAACACGGTAGTCGACGAATGGAGGTGGGTGCCATCGGAGTTAAACCCAGCAGATGAAGCAACAAAGTGGGGCAGCGGACCCTACTTCAGCAACGACAGCAAATGGTTTAATGGTCCAAAGTTCTTGAGTCTTCCGGAACGTGAGTGGCCGAGTCCTGCTGATATTGTCGTAGACACAGTTGAAGAAGGCCGGCCGTCAGTTCTCTTCCATGCCAATTGGATTCCAGTGATCGATTACTACCGGTTCTCTAAATGGGAAAGGCTGCAACGTAGTATGGCATTTGTGCTGCGATTTATTTCTAACACGAgaaagaaaggagaaaaaagctCTGGGCAACTGTCACAACAAGAGCTGTATGCCGCCGACATCGTGGTCCTCAAGCAAGTACAGATGGAAGCCTTCGTGGATGAGGTGGCGACACTAAGGAATAATAAAACATTACCGGAAGACCAGCAGGAATCAGTCGAGAGAACAAGCACCATTTATCAACTGATGCCGATGATGGATGAACAGGGATTGGTGCGGCAGAACAGTCGACTTGCAGCAGCGAAACATCTACCCCACAGCGTCCGTTTTCCAGTCATCTTGCCCAGAAAGCATCGATATACCGAGCTACTTGCTGCGCGTTATCATCGCCTTTATCGTCATGCCAACTTCGAAACTGTGGTGAACGAAATTCGTCAACTGTTCGTTGTACCAAGACTTCGATCCGTAGTGAAAGCTGTTGAACGAAATTGTCAACTTTGTAAAGTTCGGAAAGCACTTCCGACAGTTCCCCCGATGGCACCGTTGCCATTCGCACGATTAGCTGTACATGATCGTGCATTCAGTTACGTCGGAGTGGACTACTTCGGGCCGCTGCTAGTCAAACAGGGCCGCTCGAACGTAAAAAGGTGGATAGCGCTATTCACCTGTCTAACAGTACGCGCCGTCCACCTTGAAGTCGCATGCAGCTTGTCCACATCGTCGTGTATCTCCTGCATTCGGCGTTTCGTCTGCCGCCGTGGAGCTCCCAGAGAGTTTTTCAGCGACAATGCTACAAACTTCCACGGAGCCGAACGGCTGCTCCGGAAACAGATCAACGAGGGGATATCAGCAACATTCACTAACGCTAATACAAAGTGGACCTTCATTCCACCTAGTGCTCCAAACATGGGCGGTGCCTGGGAGCGGCTGGTCCGCTCAGTAAAGACTGCGATTGGGGATGCATATGCCGAGGGAAAGCTCAATGACGAGGATTTGCAAACTTTGATCGTAGAGGCAGAGGGCATGGTAAATACTAGACCACTTACGTACCTACCACTTGATTCTGCGGAATCTGCATCACTTACTCCTAACCATTTTTTGATGGGGAGCTCCAATGGAGTCAAGCAACCAACCGTGGACACTGAGCCTCAGCAAGGAGCATCTCTGGAATCTTGGCATCATATCCATCGCCAACTCAACCGGTTCTGGCAACGCTGGCTGAAGGAGTTCCTTCCGGTAATCCGAAAACAATCTAAATGGTTTGGTGAGTCTCGACCAGTAAAAGACGGAGACCTGGTATTGATAGTGGACGAAGGAACGGTGATCGAGGTGATAAAAGCGTCGGATGGCCATGTGCGACAGGCTATCGTCCAGACCGCTGGAGGAGTCTTTCATCGACCGGTATCTAAACTCGCAGTACTCGATGTTAACGGTAACAGTGAGGTCATCGGAGCCCGAGGACCACACCCAGGGGAGGATGTTGCTACAGGAACATCGAGTGAACCGGCAACACGGTTGTAA
- the LOC128746377 gene encoding gastrula zinc finger protein XlCGF26.1-like produces the protein MLSYNSHALEARVNPPDGSGSQPKHFHTSGSVELKPYKCDQCSARFVQKGSLNFHKKTRCPLSSYSDGMPKTQEETLDRNESDKPPFKCDLCSRTFKLNRTLMDHHIIKHTTEKNFRCAICGKAYHMMKQLQKHLKWHSAERSYTCDICGNRYKWKPSFVAHMKIHTATQLFKCDTCGKIYKTRKTLQQHQITKHTSDKKFACNVCDKTFHMKHLLKNHLKKDSSECRHRCPICGKDFRYRCNLARHMSIHTGEQSFNRNDPKHACDICDRKFATNFTLACHLKTHTGERPFECDICHKTFIQRGNLKAHKITKHTQEKNFKCPECGENFPLKAQLTRHLKTHDAGRSYECLTCGKVVTSKSALNKHMYRHTGGRAYACDICGASYNSRAGLNYHKKIHISVEPKPYKCDQCTSRFAYKNSLNSHKKKHLRPSSKSDKPLYKCEICSRTFTANQTLKDHRIIEHTTEKNFKCDICGKHYHLVKQLERHLKVHSSELAHKCGICGRGFPIRSRLTYHLRHTHSSERSHKCDICGKGFKKRDHLVRHMRVHTATQPFECDLCEFIDKDIAAFMLEVPTTNGKTILYVTSAYFPGDVDDVPPPNVTAFISYCKRHNKAFIIGCDANAHLTIWSSSNINKRGMLYIEDDVVCQDGRTVGDIVGIA, from the exons ATGCTCAGCTA CAACTCGCACGCTTTGGAAGCGAGGGTGAACCCTCCCGATGGCAGTGGCAGTCAACCGAAACACTTCCATACATCCGGATCCGTTGAGCTAAAACCTTACAAATGTGACCAGTGCAGTGCTCGATTCGTTCAAAAGGGTAGTCTCAATTTTCACAAAAAGACACGCTGTCCGTTAAGTTCCTATTCTGATGGAATGCCGAAAACGCAGGAGGAAACTTTGGATAGGAACGAATCCGACAAACCGCCGTTCAAATGTGACTTATGCAGTAGAACTTTCAAGTTAAATCGAACACTGATGGATCACCATATTATAAAACATACGACGGAAAAGAATTTTAGATGCGCCATTTGCGGTAAAGCGTATCACATGATGAAGCAGTTGCAGAAGCACTTGAAATGGCACAGTGCAGAACGTTCGTATACATGCGATATCTGCGGCAATAGATATAAGTGGAAACCAAGTTTTGTGGCGCATATGAAAATTCACACCGCAACGCAACTTTTCAAATGTGACACCTGTGGTAAAATTTATAAAACACGCAAAACACTGCAGCAGCATCAAATTACAAAACACACGTCAGATAAAAAATTCGCGTGTAACGTGTGCGATAAAACTTTCCATATGAAACATTTGCTTAAGAATCACCTGAAAAAGGACAGCTCGGAATGCCGGCACCGGTGTCCGATTTGTGGAAAAGATTTTCGATATCGATGTAACCTGGCGCGGCATATGTCTATTCACACCGGTGAGCAATCGTTTAACCGGAACGACCCGAAACACGCTTGTGATATCTGCGACCGAAAATTTGCCACCAACTTTACTCTCGCGTGTCACCTGAAGACTCACACCGGAGAGCGACCGTTCGAGTGTGACATATGTCACAAAACTTTCATCCAACGCGGAAACCTTAAAGCTCATAAAATCACAAAACACACGCAGGAAAAGAATTTTAAATGTCCGGAATGTGGTGAAAATTTTCCCTTGAAAGCACAATTGACAAGGCATCTGAAAACACATGACGCTGGCCGCTCATACGAGTGTCTAACATGCGGAAAAGTCGTTACGAGTAAATCTGCGCTCAATAAGCATATGTATCGACACACAGGTGGTCGAGCATATGCTTGCGACATCTGCGGCGCATCATACAACTCACGTGCTGGTTTAAACTATCACAAGAAGATTCACATATCTGTTGAACCAAAACCGTACAAATGTGACCAATGTACTTCTCGATTCGCTTATAAGAATAGCCTCAATTCTCATAAAAAGAAACACTTACGGCCAAGTTCCAAGTCCGATAAACCGCTGTACAAGTGTGAGATATGCAGTAGAACTTTCACGGCCAATCAAACCCTAAAGGACCACCGTATTATAGAACATACGACGGAAAAGAACTTCAAATGCGACATTTGCGGTAAGCATTACCACCTGGTGAAGCAGTTGGAAAGGCACCTGAAAGTGCACAGCTCAGAGCTGGCGCACAAGTGCGGTATCTGCGGAAGGGGCTTTCCAATCCGATCCCGACTCACCTATCATTTGCGGCATACCCACAGCTCGGAGCGTTCGCATAAATGCGATATCTGCGGCAAGGGGTTTAAGAAGAGGGATCATCTTGTGAGGCATATGCGAGTTCACACCGCGACGCAACCATTCGAGTGTGATCTATGTG AATTTATTGATAAAGACATTGCGGCCTTTATGCTGGAAGTGCCAACTACAAACGGGAAGACAATACTCTACGTGACATCGGCCTACTTTCCGGGGGACGTGGATGATGTCCCACCACCAAATGTAACAGCTTTTATCTCCTATTGCAAAAGACATAATAAGGCCTTTATTATTGGGTGCGATGCGAATGCCCATCTTACAATTTGGAGCAGCTCAAATATCAACAAGAGAG GAATGCTGTACATCGAGGACGATGTAGTTTGTCAGGATGGCCGAACTGTAGGAGATATAGTAGGCATAGCTTAG
- the LOC128746378 gene encoding zinc finger protein 728-like has translation MENITSVKLEESTAIKVEELIITDVLEVKDEPFENNGYSCETLTTTSGDDGPVVKQGSAVINIIDEATETASAAAADEEKTTDGLGNSHALEADPPTGSGSQPKHFHTSGSVEPKPYKCDHCSSRFSHKRSRNVHIKKKHPLSGIPKLQKESLKRNKSDKPLFKCDLCSKAFTSNQALKDHRIREHTTEKKFKCDTCGKEYHMMKQLERHVKYHNPERPYKCDICGNGYKTKEHLVRHVKMHTATQFFECDVCGKICKTPRTLQEHKIIKHTSAKKFACKVCGNDFHMKHQLTTHLKLHSSECRHRCPICGKNCLFPSRLARHMPLHGDERPFECDICDASFKTPVGLQQHRKFHISDNRTYACDICDRKFANNYDLTCHLRTHTGERPFECDICHKTFIRRVDLSRHKIQNHTQEKHFGCPECGKKFALKARLTKHLKIHNSDCS, from the exons ATGGAAAATATAACTTCAGTAAAGTTGGAAGAATCCACTGCGATAAAGGTGGAAGAGCTTATTATAACCGATGTCTTAGAGGTAAAGGATGAACCATTCGAAAATAACGGATATTCCTGTGAAACACTGACGACTACCTCCGGAGATGACGGACCGGTTGTGAAACAAGGATCTGCTGTAATAAACATTATTGATGAAGCAACAGAAACGGCTTCTGCTGCAGCAGCTGATGAAGAGAAAACAACTGATGGTTTGGG CAACTCGCACGCTTTGGAAGCGGACCCTCCTACTGGCAGTGGCAGTCAACCGAAACACTTCCATACATCCGGATCCGTTGAGCCAAAACCTTACAAATGTGACCACTGTAGTTCTCGCTTCTCACATAAGCGTAGTCGCAATGTTCACATCAAAAAGAAACATCCATTGTCTGGAATACCAAAACTGCAGAAGGAAAGCTTAAAGCGAAACAAATCCGACAAACCACTGTTCAAATGTGATTTATGCAGTAAAGCTTTCACGTCAAATCAAGCACTAAAGGATCACCGTATTAGAGAGCATACGACGGAAAAGAAATTCAAATGCGACACTTGCGGTAAAGAGTATCACATGATGAAACAGTTGGAGAGGCACGTGAAATATCACAACCCAGAGCGTCCGTATAAATGCGATATCTGCGGCAATGGCTATAAGACCAAAGAGCATCTCGTAAGGCATGTGAAAATGCACACCGCAACGCAATTTTTCGAGTGTGACGTGTGTGGTAAAATTTGTAAGACGCCCAGAACACTGCAGGAGCATAAAATTATAAAACACACATCGGCAAAGAAATTCGCATGTAAAGTGTGCGGCAATGATTTCCATATGAAACATCAGCTAACGACCCACCTGAAGCTGCACAGCTCGGAATGCCGGCACCGGTGTCCGATTTGTGGAAAAAATTGTCTATTTCCAAGTCGGCTTGCACGGCATATGCCTCTTCACGGCGACGAACGACCGTTCGAATGTGACATCTGCGACGCATCCTTTAAGACACCTGTTGGCTTGCAGCAGCACCGGAAATTCCACATATCCGACAATCGAACGTACGCTTGCGATATCTGTGACCGAAAATTTGCCAACAACTATGACCTTACGTGTCACTTGAGAACTCACACCGGCGAGCGACCGTTCGAGTGTGACATATGTCACAAAACTTTCATCAGACGCGTAGACCTCAGTCGGCATAAAATCCAAAACCACACACAGGAAAAACACTTCGGATGTCCAGAATGTGGTAAAAAATTTGCCTTGAAAGCACGATTGACGAAGCATCTGAAAATACATAATTCGGATTGCTCATAA